In Arthrobacter sp. CJ23, the genomic window ACCTGCGCAAGCGCAGCAAGGGCGGCATCCGGCGCGGGCTCTTCGCCGGCTCCATCGTCACGCTCGTGGTCATCATCGGACTCGGCGTGCTGGGGGTCATGGGCTGGCAGCAGTTCTTCACCGAATTCCACCGGATCTTCTTTGCCAACGGCACCTGGACGTTTGCCCTTGACGACACCCTGATCCGCCTCTTCCCGGGGCAGTTCTGGATGGATGCGGGCATCGTCATCGCGGCCCTGGTGTTCGTGGCCGCCACCGCGACCCTCGTGCTGAGCTGGCCGACCCGCCGTCGCCGCGGGCTCCCGGCCAGGGACGCGGAGACGGACGCCGGCGATGCAGGGTCCACGGACAACGCCGGGGATGAGGCAGGAGAGGCCCAGCTCTACAGCGGCAAGGCGCCGTAGGCCTAGTTGCCGTAGAGCTTGTCGATCTCCGCGGAAAAACCGGACATGACGGCGGCGCGCCTGAGCTTGAGCGACGGCGTCAGATGGCCGGAACCGACGCTCAGCTCCGCGTCCACGAACGCGAAGGATCGGATGGACTCGGCCTTGCTGACCAGCATGTTGGCCTCGTCCACGGCACCCTGCACGGCGGCCCGGATCTCCGGGTCCGCCGCGGCCTCGGCGGGCGTCAGCACGGCAGTCCCGCGCTCGGCGCACCAGTCCGCCAGTGCTTCGGAATCCAGGTACACCAGCGCCGCAACATAGGGGCGGCCCTCGCCCACCACCACGGCCTGGCCCACCAGCCGGTGTTCGCGGATCTTTTCCTCGAGCGGAGCGGGCGCCACGTTCTTGCCGCCCGCCGTCACCAGCAGGTCCTTCTTGCGGCCCGCGATGGTGAGGAAGCCGTCCTCGTCCAGGGATCCGAGATCCCCGGTGCGGAAGAAGCCATCCACGAAGGCGGCCGCGGTGGCGGCCTCATTGGCGTGGTAGCCCTTGAAGACGCCGATTCCCTTGACCAGCACCTCACCGTCCTCGGCGATGCGGATGGTGGTGCCCGGCAGCGGGATGCCGACCGTCCCGATGCGTGTCATCGCGGGGGTGTTGACCGTGCAGGGGGCGGATGTCTCCGTCAGTCCGTAGCCTTCCAGGACAGGGATCCCGGCACCGCTGAAGAAATGCGCTTCCCGTCGGCTCAGCGGGCCGGCCCCGGACACCGTGTGCGTGACGTTCCCGCCGAACACACCACGAACCTTGGGATACAGCAGCCTGTCGAAGAAGGTGTGCTTGCTCCGGAGCAGCCAGCCCGGTCCGGGACCGGCGCCCCGGGCGGCCCGCTCCACCGCGGTGGAATGCTCGACGGCGGCGGCCGAGGCAGCGGCAAAAAGCCGGCCCTTGCCCGCGAGGGTTGCCTTGTGGCCGGCCCCTGCGTGGACCTTTTCGAAGATGCGCGGCACGGCGAGCAGGAACGTGGGTTTGAAGGTGCCCAGGTCCGCCATGAGGCCCGCGGCGCCGGCGCTGTGGCCCAGGGTGATCCCGGCGTCCAGGCACACCACCTGGACCGCCCGGGCCAGGACATGGGCGAGGGGCAGGAACATGAGGGTCCGGGCGCCGGGCCGCATGAGGAGCTCGGGCAGGAACGGGACCACGTTGCGGGCCACCAGGACGAAGTTGCCATGGGTGATCTGGCAGCCCTTGGGCTTGCCGGTGGTGCCCGAGGTGTACACGATCGATGCGACGTCGGACAGCGTGGCAGCGCTGCGGTGGCGTTCCAGCTCGGTGTCCGAGATGCCGCCGCCTGCTGCGGCCAGGCTCGCAAGGTTCGGGGCGTCGCCGTCGTGCTCCATGCGGATGACCGCCACCGGGGTGTCGCCGAGGAGCACCGAACCGGACACCACGCCCTGGACCAGCCCGGCCTTGGCGGTGTCCTCCACCAGGACGCGCCGGGCACCCGAGTCCACCAGGATCCATTCGACCTGGCTCGCCGAGGAGGTTTCATAGATGGGGACGGTGACGCCTCCGGCCATCCAGATGGCGAAGTCGGCCAGGGTCCACTCGTAGCTGCTCCGCGACATGACCGCCACGGGATCGCCGGCGGAGAGGCCCCCGGCGATCAGTCCCTTGGCCAGGGCCGTGACCTCGGCGAGGAAACGGCTGGCCGTGATGTTGCTCCAGCCGTTGGGCCCGTTGACGGCGTACAGGGCGCCGTTGGGGCTGTGGGCCTGCCTTTCCAGGAGCAGGTCCGTCACGTTGCTGAGTTCGTCCGCCTCGACCAGGAGCCCGGTGCTTGCTTCCCTCACGGCCTGCCTTTCATGGGATTCATTGCTGTGCCTGTGTGCCTGGACTTGCCTCCAGGAACTGCCGGCCCTAGATCCACGACGGCATCCACATCCTGAGGCGCCAGTCCTGGTAGGTGATCACTTCCCCGGTCCAGACCGGGTAGAAGTACGCTGCCGCCACCACGGCGAGCACCACCACCACCGCGACCACATGCAGGCCCCAGCGGCGGCGCCACGGCGGATCGCTGCTCCTGCCGAGGACGAGCCCCAGGGCGTACGTCAGGGCCAGGACCAGGAACGGTTCGAAGGAGACGGCATAGAAGAAGAACATGGTGCGGTCCGGGTACAGGAACCACGGCAGATAGCCGGCTGCGACGCCCGCCAGGATGGCCCCGGCACGCCAGTCGCGCCGCCCGGCCCACCAGAACAGGAGCACCACCACGGCAATCGTCGCGCCCCACCAGAGCACGGGATTGCCCACGGACAGGATGGCGGAGGAGCAGCTGGACACCTCGCAGCCCGCCGTGCCCTGGGCGGGGGACTGGTAGTAAAAGGACGTGGGGCGGCCCATGATGAGCCAGGTCCAGGGGCTGGCCTCGTAGGGGTGGTCAGAGCTCAGCCCCTGATGGAACTTGTAGGCCTCAAGGTGGTAGTGCGTGAGCGAACGGATCCAGCCGGGCACCCAGCCCCATTCCCTGGAGGGGTTGCCCGCCGCCCAGTGCCGGTAGTACGCGTCCCTGGACGCCAGCCAGCCCGCCCAGGTGCACACATAGGTGAAGCCGGCCACGGGGATCATGGTGAGGAAGGCGGGGATGCCGTCCTTGATGATGGCCGCGCTGGGCCAGCTCCGGATGCCGGCGATGCGCCGCGCGCCCATGTCCCAGAACACCGTCAGCAGGCCGAACGCGGCCACAAAGGCGAGCGCCGACCATTTGGTTCCCACGGCCAGGCCCAGGCAGATTCCGGCGGCCAGGCGCCACCAGCGCATCCCCAGCCACGGCCCGGAGGACAGTGCAAGGGAGGACGGCATGCCGTCCTTGGCGGAGGCGGCCGCTGCGGCGAGCCGGACCGCCAACCGGCGCCTGCCGTCGTCGCGGTCCAGCAGCAGCGCGCCGAAGGCGGCCAGGATCCAAAACATCAGGAAGACGTCCAACAGCGAGGTGCGGGACATGACCAGGTGGTGTCCGTCGACGGCCATGAGCAGCCCCGCCACGGCCGCAAGAAGGTGTGAGCGCAGCAGCTTCAGCGCGATCAGGGACAGCAGGAAGATGGACAGGGTTCCCGTGAGCGCGGCCCCGAAGCGCCAGCCGAGAGGGTTGTCCGGGCCAAAGAGCCACATGCCGAAGGCGATCATCCACTTTCCGACCGGCGGGTGCACCACGTATTCGGGGGTGTCCAGCAGCACTGCGGGGTTGCCTGCGTTGAAGGAATCATTGGCCTTGCTGGGCCAGTTGCGCTCGTAGCCGCTCACCAGATAGGAGTAGGCGTCCTTGACGTAGTACGTCTCGTCGAAGACCAGGCTGTGCGGGGTGTCGAGGCGGAAGAACCGCAGGATCCCGCCCAGCGCCGCCGTGAGGGTGGGGACGAGCCAGTACCACAGCCGGAGCGACGGCGGGTAGTCCCGCCAGCTCTGGACGGTGCCGATCAGCCGCGTCCGCAGTGCCGCCGCGCTGAACGCCGCCTCCGGGCGGGCCACCCAGTTGTGGCCGAGGAGTCCGCGGCCGGGCACGTGGAGGCGCTCCGCTGGTGGGGCCGTGGCCGTGCCCGCCCCTGCTGTTCCGGATGGGGCGCGGGGAACGGAGGACTGGGTCACGCAGCCCATGCTACCTTTTGCACCCCCGTCCCAAGGCCTGCTGCGGCGTTGCGGGGCCCGCGGCATTAGGCTGAACAGGTGGACGATCAACTCAGCACCCCCGAAGAGACACCCCTTCCCGCCGTCGAGCCCGAAGGCACCGGAGGCGTTCCGGGCATCGGCCGGATCGTGCTGGGAGGCACCCCCATCGGCAACGTCGGGGACGCCACCACGCGCCTCGTTGAACTGCTGGCGACGGCGGACATCGTCGCCGCCGAGGACACCCGGCGCTTGCACCGGCTGGTCCAGTCCCTGGGCGTTACCGTTTCCGGGCGGGTCATCAGCTACCACGAGCACAACGAGGCCGCCAAGACCGGGGAATTGCTGGACCACGTCCGGGCCGGCAAGACGATCCTGATGGTGAGCGACGCCGGTATGCCGGCCGTCTCCGACCCCGGCTTCCGCCTGGTGGAAGGTGCCGTGGCGGCAGGCCTGTCCGTGACCGCCGCGCCGGGCCCGTCCGCCGTGCTGACCGCGCTCGCCTTGTCCGGGCTGCCTACCGACCGGTTCTGTTTTGAAGGCTTCCTGCCCCGGAAATCGGGGGAGCGGAGTTCACGCCTTGCCGAGCTGGCGGATGAACGCCGCACCATGGTCTTCTTCGAAGCGCCGCACCGGCTCGAAGTCATGCTGCGTGCCCTCCACGAACGCTTCGGCGCGGACCGCCGGGCCGCGGTGTGCCGGGAACTGACCAAGACCTACGAGGAAGTCATCCGCGGCACCCTGCGGGAGCTGCTCGAATGGGCCGAGACCAACGAAATCCGCGGCGAGATCGCCGTGGTGGTGGGCGGTGCCCCCGAGCCTGCCCCCGGCAAGCCCGAGGACCACGTGGCTGCCGTCAACGAGCTCATTTCGCAAGGCATCCGGCTGAAGGAAGCCGTCGCAGCCGTGGCCGACGATGCCCGGATCAGCAAGCGGGAACTCTACTCGGCGGTCCTCGCCGCCCGGTAGCAGGGCACCGCTGGCCGCCCGGAACGCGGCGCGGAAGTCATTGTGCAGCTGCACAGTAAGAACCCTGTCCGGCAGTGCGCGGATGCGTAGACACTGCTTGGCGCCTGGCAGTACCGTGGCAGTAATTCAGGCCACATACCGGCCAAGAACCAAGTGGTGCAACCATCCAAATGGCCACCCGTAGACGAAGGAGTCGCCATGACTGTCACTGCCGAACGCGAAAGCGTCCTGCTGGATTCCGTCCCCACCGGTCTGTTGATCAACGGTCAGTGGCTCCCGGCGGCATCCGGAAACACCTTTGATGTAGAAGACCCCTCCACCGGCAAGGTCCTGCTCAGCATCGCCGATGCGGGCGCCGAAGACGGCGCAGCCGCTCTGGACGCCGCTGCCGCGGCACAGGCCGGCTGGGCCCGCACCGCTCCGCGCGAACGCGGCGAAATCCTGCGCCGTGCCTTCGAGCTGGTGACTGCCCGCGCCGAGGACTTCGCGCTGCTCATGACCCTGGAAATGGGCAAGCCGCTGGCCGAAGCCCGCGGCGAGGTTGCCTACGGCGCCGAGTTCCTGCGCTGGTTCTCCGAGGAAGCCGTCCGCATCAGCGGCCGCTACTCCGCAGCTCCGGACGGCAAGAACCGCCTCCTGGTGCAGAAGAAGCCCGTTGGCCCGTGCCTGCTCATCACCCCGTGGAACTTCCCGCTGGCCATGGCCACCCGCAAGGTTGCCCCGGCCGTCGCCGCAGGCTGCACCATGGTGCTCAAGCCCGCCAACCTCACCCCGCTGACCAGCCTCCTGTTCGCCCAGGTCATGCAGGAGGCAGGCCTGCCGGCCGGCGTCCTCAACGTGATCCAGACGTCCAAGGCCGGCCAGGTCACCGGACCCCTGATCAAGGACCACCGCCTCCGCAAGATCTCCTTTACCGGCTCCACTCCGGTTGGGCAGGCCCTCATCCGCGAGGCAGCCGACAAAGTCCTGCGCACCTCCATGGAGCTCGGCGGCAACGCCCCGTTCGTGGTGTTCGAGGACGCCGACCTGGACAAGGCCGTCGAAGGCGCCCTGGCCGCCAAGATGCGCA contains:
- a CDS encoding NAD-dependent succinate-semialdehyde dehydrogenase → MTVTAERESVLLDSVPTGLLINGQWLPAASGNTFDVEDPSTGKVLLSIADAGAEDGAAALDAAAAAQAGWARTAPRERGEILRRAFELVTARAEDFALLMTLEMGKPLAEARGEVAYGAEFLRWFSEEAVRISGRYSAAPDGKNRLLVQKKPVGPCLLITPWNFPLAMATRKVAPAVAAGCTMVLKPANLTPLTSLLFAQVMQEAGLPAGVLNVIQTSKAGQVTGPLIKDHRLRKISFTGSTPVGQALIREAADKVLRTSMELGGNAPFVVFEDADLDKAVEGALAAKMRNMGEACTAANRFIVHDSIADAFAEKFAAKISSLAVARGTEPESKVGPLIDGKARDGVHALVAEAVAGGATAVTGGAAVDGPGYFYQPTVLKNVAADARILKEEIFGPVAPIVTFSTEDEAIRLANNTEYGLVAYVFTKDLNRGLRVSEKLETGMLGLNAGVISNAAAPFGGVKQSGLGREGGSEGIEEYLYTQYVGIADPYAD
- the rsmI gene encoding 16S rRNA (cytidine(1402)-2'-O)-methyltransferase, giving the protein MDDQLSTPEETPLPAVEPEGTGGVPGIGRIVLGGTPIGNVGDATTRLVELLATADIVAAEDTRRLHRLVQSLGVTVSGRVISYHEHNEAAKTGELLDHVRAGKTILMVSDAGMPAVSDPGFRLVEGAVAAGLSVTAAPGPSAVLTALALSGLPTDRFCFEGFLPRKSGERSSRLAELADERRTMVFFEAPHRLEVMLRALHERFGADRRAAVCRELTKTYEEVIRGTLRELLEWAETNEIRGEIAVVVGGAPEPAPGKPEDHVAAVNELISQGIRLKEAVAAVADDARISKRELYSAVLAAR
- a CDS encoding dolichyl-phosphate-mannose--protein mannosyltransferase; this translates as MGCVTQSSVPRAPSGTAGAGTATAPPAERLHVPGRGLLGHNWVARPEAAFSAAALRTRLIGTVQSWRDYPPSLRLWYWLVPTLTAALGGILRFFRLDTPHSLVFDETYYVKDAYSYLVSGYERNWPSKANDSFNAGNPAVLLDTPEYVVHPPVGKWMIAFGMWLFGPDNPLGWRFGAALTGTLSIFLLSLIALKLLRSHLLAAVAGLLMAVDGHHLVMSRTSLLDVFLMFWILAAFGALLLDRDDGRRRLAVRLAAAAASAKDGMPSSLALSSGPWLGMRWWRLAAGICLGLAVGTKWSALAFVAAFGLLTVFWDMGARRIAGIRSWPSAAIIKDGIPAFLTMIPVAGFTYVCTWAGWLASRDAYYRHWAAGNPSREWGWVPGWIRSLTHYHLEAYKFHQGLSSDHPYEASPWTWLIMGRPTSFYYQSPAQGTAGCEVSSCSSAILSVGNPVLWWGATIAVVVLLFWWAGRRDWRAGAILAGVAAGYLPWFLYPDRTMFFFYAVSFEPFLVLALTYALGLVLGRSSDPPWRRRWGLHVVAVVVVLAVVAAAYFYPVWTGEVITYQDWRLRMWMPSWI
- a CDS encoding long-chain fatty acid--CoA ligase, translating into MREASTGLLVEADELSNVTDLLLERQAHSPNGALYAVNGPNGWSNITASRFLAEVTALAKGLIAGGLSAGDPVAVMSRSSYEWTLADFAIWMAGGVTVPIYETSSASQVEWILVDSGARRVLVEDTAKAGLVQGVVSGSVLLGDTPVAVIRMEHDGDAPNLASLAAAGGGISDTELERHRSAATLSDVASIVYTSGTTGKPKGCQITHGNFVLVARNVVPFLPELLMRPGARTLMFLPLAHVLARAVQVVCLDAGITLGHSAGAAGLMADLGTFKPTFLLAVPRIFEKVHAGAGHKATLAGKGRLFAAASAAAVEHSTAVERAARGAGPGPGWLLRSKHTFFDRLLYPKVRGVFGGNVTHTVSGAGPLSRREAHFFSGAGIPVLEGYGLTETSAPCTVNTPAMTRIGTVGIPLPGTTIRIAEDGEVLVKGIGVFKGYHANEAATAAAFVDGFFRTGDLGSLDEDGFLTIAGRKKDLLVTAGGKNVAPAPLEEKIREHRLVGQAVVVGEGRPYVAALVYLDSEALADWCAERGTAVLTPAEAAADPEIRAAVQGAVDEANMLVSKAESIRSFAFVDAELSVGSGHLTPSLKLRRAAVMSGFSAEIDKLYGN